Sequence from the Maribacter aquivivus genome:
TGAAGGCAATAGTATACCAGTAAATGTACGCTTTCAAATTTGGGATGGAACAGATACCAATATACTTGCCCAAGGTGATACGGGCAGTATACCAGGAACAGGAACTACCGTATGGAAACAATATGCCTTAGTTTTCAAAACCGCACCCGGGCAAACATCTGTTATTCTAAAAATGAGAAACAATAGTAATGGCGGCTGTGGTAATGACCTTGCCATAGATGATATTTTATTTAGATCTTGTGGCGACAATGTCACCATTTCAACCGCAGCCAACGAAGCAAGCTTAGTTGTTTGCGAAGATCAAGGCAGTGTATCAAGAACGCTGACCGCAACACCAGATTCTTCTGTTTTTAGTACCCATGCCTACCAATGGCAGCAAAGTACAGACCAACAAATATGGACAGACATACCCGGTGAAAACAGTGCTATTCTAAATACTCCGGCAGTTACTGCCACCACTTATTTTAGAACAAAAATTGCAGAAGATATTGTTAATGTAAATAACGATTTATGCAACGTAGTATCTGACGTTTTTGATATTACCGTTTTACCTATACCACCTGCCCCAACAAGCAACGGAGATGTTGAAATTTGCGAAGGGGAAATTGGACTTTTATCGGTCAATACGTTAAATGCATATTCCATTAATTGGTATGATGCTCCTACTGGTGGGAATTTAATCTTAGCAAACGAACGTAGACTAGAGGTTAATAATGCAGGTACTTATTATGCCGAAGCTAATTCAACAGAAATTGAATGTGCATCTACTACTAGAACTGCAGTTACTTTAACCGTAAACCCTTTACCCGTAGTACCAGATGATAGCAGTACTTTTTTATGCGAAGATTCTTCTACCACTCTAGATGCCGAAGTTGAGAATGTCATGTACCAATGGTCTACTGGCGCGACTACTCAAACAATCGATGTAACCGAACCTGGCGATTATGATGTCATCATTACCAATGAAAATGGCTGCTCCGCTACTCGCACCTTCACAGTTGAACAAATAGATTTACCTAGAATTGATAAAATAGTATCTGACGGACCATCAATAGTTGTCTCTACTTCTAATAATGGTAATTTCGAATATTCTTTAGATGGAGTCTCATTTCAAACTAGCCCTATTTTTGAAGCTGTAGAAGGCGGATTTTACACTATTTACGTTCAAGACAATACAGATTGCGGTGTTGTAACGGAAGATTTTTACCATCTGGTCATTCAAAAATTCTTTACTCCGAACGGAGATTCTTTTAATGATGTTTTTGAACCTGACGGATTAGAGGTTTTTAATTCCGTTACGATTTCAATTTTTGATCGTTACGGGAAGCTTTTAAAATTTGGGAATACAAATTCCACAACTTGGGATGGCACATTTCAAGGAGAACGATTACCAGAAGATGATTATTGGTATCTAATTGAAGCTGATTCCACTCAATTTAAGGGACACTTCAGTTTAAAACGTTAAAACAAACTAGCTATTTAAAAAAATAAACAATGAAAACTAAACTTCTTGTATTAACTCTTATCCTATCTACATTTATATCTTTTTCACAGCAAGAAATATCTCGTGAATGGACTTCTTTTGCTCAAACTATTACCATTACTACAGACCAAAAAATTAAATTCAGAGTAACCGCATCGGCTAAAACTATTGGAGAAACTGATGACAGCTGGTCTGGACTTTGGGCTAGAGTGGATACTAAAAACGGCGAAGATGGTTTTTTTGATAACATGGGTGATCGGCCTATTCTTTCGAAAGATTGGAATTCATACACTATTGAAGGCGAAATAGACAAGAATGCCAAAGCATTGGTTTTTGGAGGGCTATGCATTGGCAACGGAGAATTTTATTATGACAATTTTGTTGTTGAAACAGAAAAACCAGATGGTACGTTTGAAAAACTGGATATTAAAAATCCAAGTTTTGAAATACGTTTAGACGACAAAGGAATCTTGGGATGGACTAGCGGCATTAGCCAAGACAATCCTGTAAAAATAAAAGAGTTCACTTTCAAAAACACCAGTGATACTGCTGATGGTAAGAATGCTATTGTTATTGTCGGTGAGGGTGTAGTCAAAGACAAATCTGATCTTATTGGCCCTATTGATGGGTATTCCCCACAAATTGGCACTTTAATTACCATGCTAGACAACTTAAGTATTAGAATAGAAAAGCAAATGAGCTCTTTAGATGTCAGGGAATTAGATCACATCATGGATAAAGAAGCAAATTCTATAGGAGCACTTATTATGCACTTGATTGCCACCGAAGTATATTACCAAAACTTAACTTTTGATGAAATGGAATATGATGAGGAAGACACTAAACAATTAGATATCGCAATGGCTCTTGGAGAGGATGCACGTAATAGTATCAACGGGAAAGAAGCTAGTTATTACTTTAATCTATGGAAAAAAGTTAGAGCAAAAACAAAAGAAAATTTCAAAGCTAGAGATGACGCTTGGTTAGCAGAAGTTTACCCTGGATCAAACGTTAATAATCACTTTTCATGGTTTCATGTAATGGAACATCAATCTAGTCATCTTGGTCAAATGCTTTTATTAAGAAAAAGAATTCCGCCAGCTCCTGAACCTTTAACGCTTCCTAAACTAAATAAAAACTAAAGTATAAGGTTACTTTGTTATTTTTACAGAGAATTTTAAGTTTATGGCGAACTCCTTCGAAAATTATCAAAGACGCAAACTCATCTCCTCCTATTTTTCTGTGGTGCTAAGTATTGCATTGGTCTTATTCCTTTTAGGCATTTTAGGATTACTGGTTTTAAACACCAAAAAAATGGCAGATCGTTCTAAAGAACAAATCACCATCTCTGTCTTCTTAAAAGAAAATACCAAAGAAATTGAGATTGAACAGCTACAAAAGACATTGGCAATGTCTGAATACACAAAATCTTCTACCTACGTATCTAAAGAAGAAGCTGCAGAACAGCATAGCGAAGATATTGGCGAAGACTTTGTTGACTATTTAGGCTACAACCCGCTAAAGAACTCTATTGACGTAAAGTTGAATGCGGATTTCGTTACTGCAGAGAAAGTACAAGAAATTGCTGAAACCCTATCAGAAAAGAGTTTTGTCGATGAAGTTAGTTACGACAAGGTATTAGTAAGCATGGTAGCCAAAAGTGTTGAACAAATAGGCTTCTGGATCTTGGTAGCCAGCGCTATTTTCACCTTTATAGCTGTATTATTGATAAACAGTTCTATTAGACTATCTATCTATTCTAAAAGATTTATCATTAAAACCATGCAAATGGTTGGGGCGACAAAGACCTTTATTAGAAGACCATTTATATGGCAAAATATTAAACTTGGTATGATCGGTGCCGCAATTGCTTTATTGGCTATTGGTGGCGTTGTATATTATGTAAACACTAATTTTCAAGATTTAGGGTTATTTGATGAACCTTATATTTTAGTCATTTTATTTGTTAGTGTTTTTCTATTGGGAATACTTATTTCGTTCATTAGCACCTATTTTGCGACCCAACGCTTCTTAAATCTTAGAACGGACGAATTATATTATTAAATTTGCGGCATGAGTAAAAACAACAAAGTGGAACAGCACGCTAAACAAGAATTTATTTTTCAGAAGAAAAATTACATGTTCATGTTCATTGGTCTTGCCTGTATTGCCATAGGTTTTATTTTAATGAGCGGTGGCGGCAGCGATGACCCCAACGTATTCAACCCTGAAATTTATAATTTCAGAAGAATTAGACTAGCACCTACTTTAGTGCTTATTGGCTTAGGTATAGAAATTTATGCCATTTTATTGAACCCTCACAAAAAGAAAGATTAATTGGATACTTTAGACGCTATTATACTCGGCATTATTCAAGGATTAACCGAGTTTCTTCCTGTTTCATCAAGCGGTCATTTAGAATTGGGCAAAGCCATTTTAGGAGACAACTCTGTTCCAGAAGATAGTTTATTATTTACCGTAATACTTCATTTTGCTACTGCTCTTAGTACCATTGTTGTTTTCAGAAAAGACATTTGGGAAATTTTAAGTGGTTTGTTTCAATTTAAATGGAACGAAGAGAGTGAGTTTTCTGCCAAGATTATTATCTCTATGCTACCTGCAGTATTCATTGGATTGTTCTTTGAGGAACAATTAGAAGAATTATTTGGTGGTAATATTCGTTTTGTAGGCTTTATGCTTATAATTACAGCAGTACTTCTATATTTTGCAGATAAGGCAAAGGATACTGATAAAAAAGTAAGTTTTAAAAATGCTTTTATAGTTGGTATCTCTCAAGCAATTGCAATGCTACCTGGTATTTCTCGTAGTGGAGCTACCATTTCTACTTCTGTTCTTTTAGGTGTAGATAAATCAAAAGCTGCTCGCTTTTCTTTCTTAATGGTTGTGCCGTTAATTTTTGGTAAAATTGCCAAAGACCTAATGAGCGGAGATTTAAATTTTGATGGAAATAACAATATTGCAATGGGCGCAGGTTTTATTGCCGCCTTTCTTGCTGGTCTTGCCGCTTGTACATGGATGATTAAATTAGTACGAAAAAGTAAGCTTTCGTATTTTGCCATCTACTGTCTTGTAGTAGGATTGATTGCCGTAATTTACGGATTCACTAATCCGTAGTACTACCTAAACACCCAAATTCATGAAAGATTTGACCAAAGAAGACTATTTAAACGGTCAAGTATTATTGATTGATAAACCACTAGAATGGTCCTCTTTTCAGGCGGTCAATAAATTGAAATGGGCTATCAGAAAAAAGTTCAGTTTAAAGAAATTTAAAATCGGGCACGCAGGTACTTTAGATCCATTAGCAACGGGGCTTCTTATAATTTGCACAGGAAAATTCACTAAGAAAATCACAGAATATCAAGGACAGGAAAAAGAATACACAGGTGTTTTTACCTTAGGTGGCACCACAGCATCTTACGACCTTGAAACAGAAATAAACAAAACTTTCGCAACAGATCATATTACGCCTGATCTTATAAAAGCTACAACCCATCAATTTATAGGTGATATAGAACAGGCACCGCCTGTTTTCTCTGCCTTAAAGAAAGATGGTAAGCGACTTTATGAACTGGCTCGTGAAGGAAAAACAGTTGACATACCAAAGCGAAAAGTAAATGTAAGTGCTTTTAATATTACTGATATCGATGGCTTGAATATTCACTTTAGAATCGCCTGTAGCAAAGGCACCTATATTCGATCTATTGCCCACGATTTTGGCGCAGCCCTTAATTCTGGAGCACATTTAACGGCATTGAGAAGAACCAAAATAGGTGATTTTAACGTAGATAATGCTCAAGACCCTTTAGTCTTTGCCGATTTATTACTAGGTCCAGAAGAAAAATAGATAATTAGCTATTGATTACCCTTTATCGATCTTCTAAAATATTTTGGTATAATTAAGGTTATATATTCATGAATCTGAACAGAAAACAATTATCACTACTTGCCACTATCTTTAGCATGTCTATAGTAGTGTTGGTATTGTATAATATTCAGTTTGGCGGGCAAGAAGAATCTAAAGAAGATTATGTTGTTGAAATGGTCATGGATCCTGAAGTTTTAGAAGAAATTCTAAAAGAAGAAGAGCCACAAGAAGATTTAGCAAACGCTGACCCTATAAAAAGTCATTTAGCTTTTAACGAAACGGCAAAACCTAGTTATGGGAATCCGGAGCCGTTACAAACTCTAGAAGAGTTAATGGAAGAGCGCAATGAGATGAGTGATGGAGACCCAACCGAAAATCTTATATCTGACTCAGGTTATTCTGAGAGAGTAAAAGCACTAGCTAAAAGGCGAGAAGAGAAAAAACAACTTTTAGGCGAAAAAGAAGCGCAAAAGAAAGAGTTTACAAATAACCTTGCAGCAAGAAGAACTTCAGTTTCATATTCCTTAGTAGATAGAAATAATTATAAATTGCCCCCTCCGATATATACTTGTATCGAAGGAGGAAAAGTTGTTATCAACATTGAAGTAAATGCTTTAGGTTATGTTACCGAAGCAGATTATAATGAAAAAAGTTCTGGCACTTCTAACGGATGCCTTGTTGAAAATGCTATTAATTACGCCTTAAAAGCAAGATTCAATTCTTCTGATAAAGACTCTCAGAAAGGAACAATTACTTACCTATTTCAAGGGAAGTAAACTAGTCTAAAAAAGAAACACATAGAACATTGCTAAAAATGATATTTTGAACTTTTGAGTAAAGCCTCGAAATTTTTAATCTCGATTATCGAGTAGCTTCAACAAGTCTTCTAAAATACTTTGCCCTTTATCCTTATTATAAAATACCTGTAAATCTTGTTTAAACTCAGGTGTTAACTTCCCATGTTCGGCTTTATAATCTTCTACCAACTGTGTTGCCTTCATTGACCTAGGTCCCCAAGTTGCTACTACCTTAGCTTCGGCTATATCTGTTATTATTAACTTTGGAATAGACATGCCACCGTTGGTCAAAAACTGATTCATGATATCTAAATTCTCATCGCGAAGAATAATAGACAACGATATATTAGGATTAATTTCTGTGATCTTGTTCATTACCGGTAATGCAGGCGAAGCATCGCCACACCAGCTTTCTGATAATACCAACCACGAAATTTTATGATTTACAGCTTTTATCTTAGCTACAGCCTCGTCGCTAAACTTCAAGGTTTTATCCCATCGGCGCATACGGCTATTATTTAATTGAGTATACTGAGTTAACGCCTCTGATTGTTCAGGACCAGTAGCTTCACCTTTTTCAGCTAAATCTGAAACTAATGCTCTGTATTCTGAATAACTATAACTTGACTCTAGTCCTTTTTTAATTAAATCTTCTATTACTAACTCCATGCGAATGCTATTTATATACTTTAATCGAACGCATTAGTAGTAATAAAAGTACAATGCTTACAAATTCTCAGGGTTCACCGCTAAACTGTTGAA
This genomic interval carries:
- a CDS encoding T9SS type B sorting domain-containing protein; the encoded protein is MMYSRFFLLTILLTCCGITSLHAQLGFCGGNSGDPIFQEDFGSGTTDGPALPAGTTTYNFTTGTPNDGDYTISSTTNYFDWLSIEDHTPGDSNGKSFIVNASFTAGQFYQREVSGLCENTTYEFSSWLINLQPVGSCEGNSIPVNVRFQIWDGTDTNILAQGDTGSIPGTGTTVWKQYALVFKTAPGQTSVILKMRNNSNGGCGNDLAIDDILFRSCGDNVTISTAANEASLVVCEDQGSVSRTLTATPDSSVFSTHAYQWQQSTDQQIWTDIPGENSAILNTPAVTATTYFRTKIAEDIVNVNNDLCNVVSDVFDITVLPIPPAPTSNGDVEICEGEIGLLSVNTLNAYSINWYDAPTGGNLILANERRLEVNNAGTYYAEANSTEIECASTTRTAVTLTVNPLPVVPDDSSTFLCEDSSTTLDAEVENVMYQWSTGATTQTIDVTEPGDYDVIITNENGCSATRTFTVEQIDLPRIDKIVSDGPSIVVSTSNNGNFEYSLDGVSFQTSPIFEAVEGGFYTIYVQDNTDCGVVTEDFYHLVIQKFFTPNGDSFNDVFEPDGLEVFNSVTISIFDRYGKLLKFGNTNSTTWDGTFQGERLPEDDYWYLIEADSTQFKGHFSLKR
- a CDS encoding mycothiol transferase, with the translated sequence MKTKLLVLTLILSTFISFSQQEISREWTSFAQTITITTDQKIKFRVTASAKTIGETDDSWSGLWARVDTKNGEDGFFDNMGDRPILSKDWNSYTIEGEIDKNAKALVFGGLCIGNGEFYYDNFVVETEKPDGTFEKLDIKNPSFEIRLDDKGILGWTSGISQDNPVKIKEFTFKNTSDTADGKNAIVIVGEGVVKDKSDLIGPIDGYSPQIGTLITMLDNLSIRIEKQMSSLDVRELDHIMDKEANSIGALIMHLIATEVYYQNLTFDEMEYDEEDTKQLDIAMALGEDARNSINGKEASYYFNLWKKVRAKTKENFKARDDAWLAEVYPGSNVNNHFSWFHVMEHQSSHLGQMLLLRKRIPPAPEPLTLPKLNKN
- a CDS encoding cell division protein FtsX, with the translated sequence MANSFENYQRRKLISSYFSVVLSIALVLFLLGILGLLVLNTKKMADRSKEQITISVFLKENTKEIEIEQLQKTLAMSEYTKSSTYVSKEEAAEQHSEDIGEDFVDYLGYNPLKNSIDVKLNADFVTAEKVQEIAETLSEKSFVDEVSYDKVLVSMVAKSVEQIGFWILVASAIFTFIAVLLINSSIRLSIYSKRFIIKTMQMVGATKTFIRRPFIWQNIKLGMIGAAIALLAIGGVVYYVNTNFQDLGLFDEPYILVILFVSVFLLGILISFISTYFATQRFLNLRTDELYY
- a CDS encoding DUF3098 domain-containing protein; amino-acid sequence: MSKNNKVEQHAKQEFIFQKKNYMFMFIGLACIAIGFILMSGGGSDDPNVFNPEIYNFRRIRLAPTLVLIGLGIEIYAILLNPHKKKD
- a CDS encoding undecaprenyl-diphosphate phosphatase; translated protein: MDTLDAIILGIIQGLTEFLPVSSSGHLELGKAILGDNSVPEDSLLFTVILHFATALSTIVVFRKDIWEILSGLFQFKWNEESEFSAKIIISMLPAVFIGLFFEEQLEELFGGNIRFVGFMLIITAVLLYFADKAKDTDKKVSFKNAFIVGISQAIAMLPGISRSGATISTSVLLGVDKSKAARFSFLMVVPLIFGKIAKDLMSGDLNFDGNNNIAMGAGFIAAFLAGLAACTWMIKLVRKSKLSYFAIYCLVVGLIAVIYGFTNP
- the truB gene encoding tRNA pseudouridine(55) synthase TruB — encoded protein: MKDLTKEDYLNGQVLLIDKPLEWSSFQAVNKLKWAIRKKFSLKKFKIGHAGTLDPLATGLLIICTGKFTKKITEYQGQEKEYTGVFTLGGTTASYDLETEINKTFATDHITPDLIKATTHQFIGDIEQAPPVFSALKKDGKRLYELAREGKTVDIPKRKVNVSAFNITDIDGLNIHFRIACSKGTYIRSIAHDFGAALNSGAHLTALRRTKIGDFNVDNAQDPLVFADLLLGPEEK
- a CDS encoding thioredoxin family protein encodes the protein MELVIEDLIKKGLESSYSYSEYRALVSDLAEKGEATGPEQSEALTQYTQLNNSRMRRWDKTLKFSDEAVAKIKAVNHKISWLVLSESWCGDASPALPVMNKITEINPNISLSIILRDENLDIMNQFLTNGGMSIPKLIITDIAEAKVVATWGPRSMKATQLVEDYKAEHGKLTPEFKQDLQVFYNKDKGQSILEDLLKLLDNRD